From one Mytilus edulis chromosome 1, xbMytEdul2.2, whole genome shotgun sequence genomic stretch:
- the LOC139518832 gene encoding zinc finger BED domain-containing protein 4-like codes for MSALKHFVFPDHAPNSGTVKAKCKYCPTYISGNAKTTSNFVTHLKRKHRDIFIQSKSEDGTQISQTNISNFTKSTSVSKYSANDASQMQITDALVSFVAGNLTPLSVVESPEFKTFVESLNPKYQLPSRKHLSTKLLHQKASNIQSNIKEKLLSAESVCLTIDLWSNRQMKGFLGITGHFILDWCMKSIMVSCKRFKGKHCAENIRQEYEEAVACYNIADKITNIITDNASNMTKYERKLLQELCLVLKPFEDATIMVQKEINVSGSLAVPVTLGLEHKLAELSTTYNNKMVLTLMSSMTKRLSCFKSEDVYLISAILDPRFKLRWSKDPVAMEEKLLTYARKQKVDCENYSDESSPPRKMSKSDDTGLFSFMTPTKGRKKHISGDIVKMEISQYLLEPCDDACDPLKYWNDHTEIYPILTKLAKTYLTIPATSAPVERLFSVAGKFFRPDRCRLSDSTFQMLMMIKYNEKFAIA; via the exons atgtctGCTTTGAAACACTTTGTGTTTCCCGATCATGCACCAAATTCTGGGACTGTGAAGGCAAAGTGCAAATATTGTCCAACATACATCTCTGGCAATGCCAAAACAACATCAAACTTTGTGACACATTTAAAG aGAAAGCACAGAGACATTTTCATTCAAAGTAAATCTGAGGATGGTACACAAATATCGCAAACAAATATAAGCAACTTTACAAAATCTACATCAGTTTCAAAATACTCTGCCAATGATGCTTCTCAAATGCAGATTacagatgctttggtttcatttGTAGCTGGAAATTTAACACCACTCTCAGTTGTAGAGAGTCCTGAATTCAAGACCTTTGTCGAATCATTGAATCCAAAATATCAACTTCCTAGCAGGAAACATCTTTCTACCAAACTATTACATCAGAAAGCAAGCAATATTCAATCAAATATAAAGGAAAAATTACTATCAGCAGAAAGTGTGTGTCTGACTATCGATTTATGGTCTAATCGTCAGATGAAGGGATTCTTAGGAATCACAGGTCATTTCATACTTGATTGGTGCATGAAGTCTATCATGGTATCTTGTAAACGTTTTAAGGGGAAACACTGTGCTGAGAATATACGCCAGGAATATGAAGAGGCAGTTGCTTGTTACAATATTGCAGACAAAATTACAAACATTATAACTGACAATGCTTCAAACATGACCAAATATGAGCGTAAACTATTACAAGAACTATGCTTAGTGCTTAAGCCTTTTGAGGATGCCACAATAATGGTACAAAAGGAAATTAATGTGTCAGGAAGTTTAGCTGTTCCAGTTACACTAGGACTTGAACACAAACTTGCAGAACTGTCTACCACATACAACAACAAAATGGTTTTAACACTGATGTCCTCAATGACAAAACGACTATCATGCTTTAAATCTGAAGATGTATATCTGATTTCAGCAATATTGGATCCTAGGTTCAAACTAAGATGGTCAAAAGATCCAGTTGCAATGGAGGAGAAGCTTCTAACATATGCAAGGAAGCAAAAAGTTGATTGTGAAAATTACAGTGATGAAAGTTCTCCCCCAAGGAAGATGTCCAAATCTGATGACACAGGATTGTTCAGTTTCATGACACCAACAAAGGGGAGGAAAAAGCATATCTCAGGTGATATTGTTAAAATGGAAATTTCGCAATACCTTCTTGAGCCATGTGATGATGCATGTGATCCATTAAAGTACTGGAATGACCATACTGAGATATACCCAATACTGACAAAACTTGCAAAGACTTATCTCACAATTCCTGCTACTTCTGCTCCAGTTGAACGACTTTTTAGTGTTGCTGGAAAATTCTTTAGGCCAGATAGATGCAGACTTAGTGATTCAACCTTTCAAATGCTGATGATGataaaatacaatgaaaaattTGCAATTGCATAA